The candidate division WOR-1 bacterium RIFOXYB2_FULL_36_35 genome includes a region encoding these proteins:
- a CDS encoding type IV pili twitching motility protein PilT, giving the protein MAESNLKIEELLKLMTQKEASDLLLVVNMPPVMRIHQSLTKTDYPVLTSQSIKTLAYQMLKDKQITRFESDKELDCAYQLDNSRFRINLHFERGNVGVSIRRISVKIPSLKELRIPEVVSNFCKLPRGLVLVTGPTGSGKSTTQASMIDIINSTKACHIITVEDPIEYMHFNKKAVVEQREVGADTNSFEGALKVVLRQDPDVILIGEMRDLETIRAALTAAETGHLVVSTLHTPDAAQSIDRMIDVFPPHQQAQVRLQLSLVLQGIIAQQLLPKKDGSGVVPAIEILIANAAVRNIIRKATTQDIYSVLETSSKQGMIGLDVALSTLYSGGLISYEEAMNHAHSMEELEKRMKGTGRL; this is encoded by the coding sequence ATGGCTGAGTCAAACTTAAAAATCGAAGAATTGCTTAAACTTATGACCCAAAAGGAGGCTTCCGACCTTTTGCTTGTTGTAAACATGCCGCCTGTCATGCGAATACACCAGAGTTTAACGAAAACAGATTATCCTGTCTTAACTTCCCAAAGTATAAAAACTCTCGCGTATCAAATGTTAAAGGATAAACAAATCACAAGATTTGAATCGGACAAAGAACTTGATTGTGCTTATCAACTGGATAATTCAAGATTTCGTATTAACCTTCATTTTGAGAGAGGGAATGTTGGAGTTTCTATCCGTAGGATTTCCGTTAAAATACCGTCGCTTAAAGAATTACGAATTCCGGAGGTTGTCTCCAATTTTTGCAAGCTTCCAAGAGGGTTGGTTTTGGTTACAGGGCCTACAGGATCTGGGAAGAGTACAACTCAAGCCAGCATGATAGATATTATAAATAGTACAAAGGCTTGCCATATTATTACAGTCGAAGATCCGATAGAATATATGCATTTTAACAAAAAAGCCGTTGTTGAACAGCGGGAGGTTGGCGCGGATACTAACTCTTTTGAAGGAGCCTTGAAGGTTGTTTTAAGACAGGATCCTGATGTTATCCTAATTGGTGAAATGAGGGATTTGGAGACGATTAGGGCCGCGCTTACAGCTGCCGAGACTGGGCATTTAGTTGTATCTACTCTTCATACTCCGGATGCCGCGCAAAGTATTGACAGAATGATTGATGTCTTCCCTCCTCATCAGCAGGCGCAAGTTAGGCTTCAGCTGTCTTTAGTTCTTCAGGGAATTATTGCTCAGCAGCTTTTGCCAAAAAAAGATGGCTCGGGGGTTGTTCCTGCGATAGAGATTTTAATTGCTAATGCAGCGGTGAGGAATATAATCCGCAAAGCGACAACCCAGGATATTTATTCTGTGTTGGAGACAAGCTCAAAGCAGGGGATGATAGGGCTTGATGTTGCTCTTTCAACCCTTTATTCTGGAGGACTTATATCTTATGAAGAGGCAATGAATCATGCTCACAGCATGGAAGAGCTTGAAAAAAGAATGAAAGGAACAGGAAGACTTTAA
- a CDS encoding lipoyl synthase, with protein MSKLPSFLIKNIPKRINQSKIRNLISDESIHTVCESAKCPNLGECFSRNTLTFMILGDICTRTCAFCGVKKGTLFPPDPDEPEKIAEAVKKLGLNYVVVTSVTRDDLPDYGASQFVRVIEELKPLPVEVLIPDLCGEWEELKKIVDAGPYVLNHNIETVPRLYKQIRPQAIYKRSLKLLKRAKELNSRLYVKSGFMVGLGETDGEVFDLLQELKSVSCDIVTIGQYLPPSRNHAKPERFVDPSVFEEYKTEGEKLGLKVFSGPFVRSSYQASKIISLR; from the coding sequence GTGTCAAAACTTCCATCGTTTTTAATTAAGAATATTCCCAAAAGGATTAACCAGTCAAAAATAAGAAACCTCATTTCTGACGAATCAATTCATACTGTTTGTGAATCTGCAAAGTGTCCGAATTTAGGAGAATGTTTTTCCCGCAATACTTTGACCTTTATGATTTTAGGGGATATTTGCACAAGAACCTGCGCATTTTGCGGCGTTAAAAAAGGGACACTTTTTCCTCCAGATCCTGATGAACCTGAAAAAATTGCAGAGGCTGTTAAAAAACTGGGATTAAATTATGTTGTTGTAACATCTGTAACCAGGGATGACCTCCCAGATTATGGCGCCTCACAATTTGTGAGAGTTATAGAAGAATTAAAGCCCCTTCCTGTTGAAGTTTTAATCCCCGATCTTTGCGGAGAATGGGAAGAATTAAAGAAGATAGTAGATGCAGGGCCTTATGTTTTGAATCATAACATTGAGACTGTGCCAAGATTATACAAACAAATAAGGCCACAGGCCATTTATAAAAGATCTCTTAAGCTTTTAAAGAGAGCAAAAGAGTTAAATTCCAGGCTGTATGTTAAATCCGGATTTATGGTGGGGTTGGGGGAGACGGATGGAGAAGTTTTTGACTTGCTTCAAGAGTTAAAATCGGTAAGCTGTGATATTGTAACAATCGGACAGTACCTTCCTCCATCAAGAAATCATGCTAAGCCAGAACGGTTTGTTGATCCTTCTGTTTTTGAAGAATATAAAACAGAAGGGGAAAAACTCGGACTTAAAGTCTTTTCAGGCCCGTTTGTCAGAAGTTCGTATCAGGCCTCAAAGATTATAAGCCTACGGTAG
- a CDS encoding glutamate formimidoyltransferase: MLLECVPNLSEGRDEELLRQIISAIKTVDVKNIHVDPDHNRSVITFFGGLNDVVKAAFDMTEMAMQLLDIRDHVGVHPYIGVVDVIPFVPYKDATMEDAIKAARLLGKKLWKELNLPVYYYGYAAKILERRDLPYVRKGGFIELQREVALPHRQPDEGKGLHVTAGATAVGARSFLIAFNVNLDTEDLTIAQSIAKNIREKSGGLKGVRALGLSLESKERTQVSVNLVDHRETSLKRVFEWIEKWAYEYKVTIIESELVGMIPKEACFLNMEKALKLYNFSDKLII; the protein is encoded by the coding sequence ATGTTGTTAGAATGTGTTCCCAATTTATCAGAGGGGCGGGATGAAGAACTTTTAAGACAAATTATCTCTGCAATAAAAACTGTGGATGTGAAAAATATTCACGTCGATCCTGATCATAATAGGTCAGTTATAACTTTTTTTGGCGGTTTAAATGATGTTGTTAAAGCCGCTTTTGATATGACAGAAATGGCTATGCAGCTTCTGGATATCCGAGACCACGTTGGAGTTCATCCTTATATTGGAGTAGTTGATGTTATCCCTTTTGTTCCGTATAAAGACGCTACTATGGAAGACGCGATAAAAGCAGCCAGGCTTTTAGGTAAAAAACTTTGGAAGGAATTAAATCTTCCTGTTTATTATTATGGCTATGCGGCTAAAATTTTGGAAAGAAGGGATTTGCCTTATGTTAGGAAAGGGGGATTTATTGAGCTGCAAAGAGAGGTTGCTTTGCCTCATAGGCAACCCGATGAAGGGAAAGGGTTGCATGTTACAGCCGGAGCCACGGCTGTAGGGGCACGCAGTTTTTTGATAGCTTTTAATGTTAATTTAGACACAGAAGATTTAACTATAGCCCAGTCAATAGCAAAAAATATTAGAGAAAAGAGCGGTGGATTAAAGGGGGTTAGGGCCTTAGGGTTGTCGCTTGAAAGTAAGGAGAGGACTCAAGTATCTGTAAATTTGGTTGATCACAGAGAAACCTCTTTGAAAAGGGTCTTTGAATGGATTGAAAAATGGGCTTATGAATATAAAGTAACTATTATAGAATCTGAACTTGTCGGAATGATACCAAAAGAAGCTTGTTTTTTGAATATGGAAAAGGCTCTTAAGCTGTATAATTTTTCCGATAAATTGATAATTTGA
- a CDS encoding RNA-binding protein S1 — protein sequence MPIEIGSEIEGKVTGITKYGAFIELSPGCVGLVHISQISDTYVSNINEHLKIGDVVKVKVMGLVKEGKYDLSIKMVGKNVVARKYPKKDKDKPPPGSFEDKITRFLKDSEERLLDLKRNIEGKQGVAKKRR from the coding sequence ATGCCAATAGAAATAGGAAGTGAGATCGAAGGTAAAGTGACTGGAATTACAAAATATGGAGCATTTATCGAGTTAAGTCCCGGGTGTGTAGGGCTAGTACATATAAGTCAAATTTCTGACACATATGTCTCCAATATTAACGAACACTTAAAAATCGGGGATGTTGTAAAAGTAAAAGTAATGGGGCTTGTAAAAGAAGGAAAATATGATCTTTCAATAAAAATGGTCGGGAAAAATGTCGTTGCTAGAAAATATCCTAAAAAAGATAAAGATAAACCTCCCCCAGGCTCTTTTGAAGATAAAATAACAAGGTTTTTAAAAGACAGTGAAGAACGATTACTGGATTTAAAACGTAATATTGAAGGCAAACAAGGGGTAGCAAAAAAGCGTCGATAG
- a CDS encoding LL-diaminopimelate aminotransferase (produces methionine from 2-keto-4-methylthiobutyrate and glutamine in vitro; mutations do not affect methionine salvage in vivo however) — translation MHQEADRLLKLPIYVFAQLDKLKAKEYAKGVDLIDLGMGNPDIPPPPQVIESLVESLKNPENHRYPSFEGAPEFKQAVSDWCKKQYNISIDPEHEVVTLIGSKEGVVHFAFAYINPGDITLVPMPAYPAHFRGTILAGGDPYILPTTSHRGFMPDLKIIDPAIAQKAKMMILSYPTNPTASFATKEFFKEAVEFCKKYDIILVHDFAYAEIYFGAEKPISMLSIPGAKDICIEFHTTSKTFGMPGWRCGFAVGKRELIESLRKIKTNLDYGLFTAVQKAAITALHLGNGYIDKVRKTYEKRMHLFVDGMNSLGWNIEKPKGTMYVWLPVPSGFDSTEFCMYLLEKTGVVVSPGVAFGDLGEGYIRVAMVAPEARIVEAVDRIRKAGIYFK, via the coding sequence ATGCATCAAGAAGCGGACAGATTATTAAAACTTCCAATATATGTATTTGCCCAGTTGGATAAACTTAAAGCAAAAGAGTATGCCAAAGGGGTTGATTTAATTGATCTTGGAATGGGAAATCCTGATATACCACCGCCGCCGCAGGTTATCGAATCTCTTGTCGAATCTTTAAAAAATCCTGAAAATCATAGGTACCCATCGTTTGAAGGGGCGCCTGAATTTAAACAGGCTGTCTCTGATTGGTGCAAAAAACAATACAACATAAGTATTGATCCCGAACATGAAGTTGTAACATTGATCGGGTCCAAAGAAGGCGTTGTCCATTTTGCTTTTGCTTACATCAATCCTGGTGACATAACTCTTGTTCCTATGCCTGCGTATCCGGCTCATTTTAGAGGTACAATTCTTGCGGGCGGGGATCCTTATATTTTGCCTACAACTTCACATAGGGGTTTTATGCCAGACCTGAAAATTATTGATCCTGCAATTGCGCAGAAAGCAAAGATGATGATATTAAGCTACCCGACAAATCCGACAGCTTCTTTTGCTACAAAAGAATTTTTCAAAGAAGCGGTTGAATTCTGTAAGAAATATGACATTATTCTTGTCCACGATTTTGCGTATGCGGAGATTTATTTTGGAGCGGAAAAACCGATTTCAATGCTTTCAATCCCCGGAGCAAAAGATATCTGTATAGAATTCCATACTACATCCAAAACATTCGGAATGCCAGGATGGAGATGTGGATTTGCGGTTGGCAAAAGGGAGCTTATAGAATCCTTGCGCAAAATAAAGACCAATCTTGATTATGGCCTTTTTACTGCAGTACAAAAGGCGGCTATTACCGCTTTGCATTTAGGAAACGGCTATATTGACAAGGTTAGAAAGACTTATGAAAAAAGGATGCATCTTTTTGTTGATGGGATGAATTCTCTGGGATGGAATATTGAAAAACCAAAAGGAACAATGTATGTCTGGTTGCCTGTTCCTTCCGGTTTTGATTCAACAGAGTTTTGCATGTATTTACTTGAAAAGACGGGGGTTGTTGTCTCTCCGGGGGTTGCTTTTGGTGATTTGGGTGAGGGTTACATAAGGGTTGCCATGGTTGCGCCGGAAGCAAGAATTGTCGAAGCTGTCGACCGCATCAGAAAAGCTGGGATTTATTTTAAGTAA
- a CDS encoding 4-hydroxythreonine-4-phosphate dehydrogenase PdxA, protein MKNRPLIAITMGDPAGIGPEVCVKALSTPEVYSFTRSFIIGDPKSLQHAIRISKLPGVVVNPIENISDARFLRNRIDVLTVGKIDISNLKIGKLSAECGKASVLYVEEAIRLAKAKEVDAMVTAPINKEAIHKAGYKFDGHTEILAEHTKTKKYAMLFVADKFWVVLATTHLPLKAVPKNINKRKILDVIELASDALKMVGKKKAKIAVAGLNPHAGEGGIFGDEEIRHIIPAVEEAKRRGLTVYGPISPDAVFNLANAGLFDIVVAMYHDQGLIPLKLVSFNRSVNVTLGLPFVRTSVDHGTGFDIAGKGVANPQSLVYAVKVAAHFARAKQ, encoded by the coding sequence ATGAAAAATCGTCCACTAATTGCAATAACAATGGGAGATCCCGCGGGAATTGGACCTGAAGTTTGCGTAAAAGCGCTCTCAACTCCTGAAGTTTATAGCTTTACCAGATCTTTTATTATTGGAGATCCCAAAAGTCTACAGCATGCAATAAGAATTTCAAAACTGCCGGGGGTAGTTGTAAACCCCATAGAAAACATATCAGATGCCAGGTTTTTGCGCAACAGAATTGATGTTTTAACTGTTGGAAAGATAGACATTTCCAACCTTAAAATAGGAAAACTCTCCGCGGAATGCGGGAAAGCTTCTGTCTTGTATGTTGAAGAGGCCATCAGATTGGCAAAGGCCAAAGAGGTTGATGCCATGGTTACAGCTCCTATAAATAAAGAGGCGATTCATAAGGCCGGTTATAAATTTGATGGACATACCGAGATTTTAGCGGAACATACTAAAACTAAAAAATACGCGATGCTTTTTGTCGCTGATAAATTTTGGGTTGTGCTTGCGACAACACATCTTCCCCTAAAAGCCGTCCCAAAAAATATTAATAAAAGAAAAATTTTAGATGTAATAGAATTAGCAAGCGATGCCTTGAAAATGGTAGGTAAAAAAAAGGCAAAAATTGCAGTTGCTGGACTTAATCCTCATGCTGGGGAGGGGGGGATTTTTGGAGATGAAGAGATAAGGCATATAATTCCTGCCGTAGAGGAGGCCAAGAGGCGGGGGCTTACGGTTTACGGCCCCATATCTCCTGATGCTGTTTTCAATCTTGCAAATGCCGGACTTTTTGATATTGTTGTCGCAATGTATCATGATCAAGGTCTAATACCCTTAAAACTTGTCTCTTTTAACAGGTCGGTAAATGTTACTCTCGGGCTCCCTTTTGTAAGAACCTCTGTTGATCATGGAACCGGGTTTGATATTGCGGGGAAAGGGGTGGCAAATCCTCAGAGCTTGGTATATGCAGTAAAAGTAGCCGCACATTTTGCCCGCGCAAAACAATAG